Genomic segment of Fundidesulfovibrio magnetotacticus:
GATCCGGTGCGCCCCGTGCGGGGCCGCCCGGGCTACGCGCTCCAGTCCAGGATCACCTTCCCGCTCTGGCCGCCGATCATCGCCTCGAAGCCCAACGCGTATTCCTCCACCGGGAAGCGGTGGGTGATCACCGGGCGGATGTCCAGCCCGCTCTGGAGCATGGCCGTCATCTTGTACCACGTCTCGAACATCTCGCGGCCGTAGATGCCCTTGATCACAAGTCCCTTGAAAATCACGTGGTTCCAGTCGATGGCCGTGGACTTGGGCGGAATGCCCAGAAGCGCCACGCGGCCGCCGTGGTTCATGTTCTCCAGCATGGACTCGAACGCCCTCGGCGCGCCCGACATCTCCAGGCCCACGTCGAAGCCCTCCGTCATGCCCAGCTCCGCCATCACCTCGGGCAGCCCGCGCTCCAGCACGTTCACCGCCCGCGTGGCCCCCATCTTCTCCGCCAGGCCCAGGCGGTAGGGGTTCACGTCCGTGATCACCACGTGACGCGCCCCGGCATGGCGCGCGATGGCCACCGCCATGATTCCGATGGGGCCCGCGCCCGTGATGAGCACGTCCTCGCCCACCAGATCGAACGACAGCGCCGTGTGCGCCGCGTTGCCGAACGGATCGAAAATCGCGGCCAGGTCGTCTTCGATGCCGTCGGGGATCTTGAAGGCGTTGAACGCCGGAATCGCCAGGTAGTCCGCGAAGCACCCGGGACGGTTCACGCCCACGCCCACCGTGTTGCGGCACAGATGCCTGCGTCCCGCGCGGCAGTTGCGGCAGAAGCCGCACGTCACGTGGCCCTCGCCCGAAACCCGGTCGCCCACCTGGAAACCGCGCACCTCCTGGCCCACGGCCACCACCTCGCCCACGTACTCGTGGCCCACCACCATGGGCGCGGGAATCGTCCTGGCCGCCCACTCGTCCCACTTCCAGATGTGCACGTCCGTGCCGCAGATGGCCGTCTTCCTGATCTTGATCAGCACGTCGTTGTGCCCGGGCTCGGGCTTCTTCACGCGCTGGAGCTCAAGCCCCTCGCCAGGGCCGGTTTTGACCAATGCTCTCATGCTATGTCCTCCCGCTTCAGCGGTCTGGTTGATTGTCGTTGCGCCAGAGCTTCGCCAGGCACGGCATACGCGGGCGACAGGGCCGTCTGGGGAGAAGCCTCCGGCGGGCAAAGGGCTTCGCCCTCTGCACTCCCGAGTTGCTTCGCGGGCTCCCCCGGGCACGCCATCGTGTCTTGTCCCCGGGTGCAGGCCCCCCGCCAGCACAGCAGCAGACTCCCGCCGCTAAATCACGCCCAGGGCCTTGCCGACCTTGGCGAAGGCCGCCGCCGCCTGTTCCACGTGTTCGGTGGTGTGGGCGGCGCTCATCTGGGTGCGGATGCGGGCCTTGCCCAGGGGAACGACGGGGTAGGAGAACCCGGTGACGTAGACGCCTTCCTCCAGCATGGCGGCGGCCATGCGGCCCGCCAGGGCGGCGTCGCCCAGCATGACGGGGATGATGGGGTGTCCCGCTCCGGCCAGGGTGAAGCCGTGGCCTTCCATGAGTTTGCGGAAGAGCGCGGCGTTGGCTTCCAGGCGCGCGCGCAGTGCCGCGCCTTCGGGGGAGGCCAGCAGTTCCAGCACGCGCAGGGTGGCGGCGGCGATGGCCGGGGCCAGGCTATTGGAGAAGAGATAGGGCCGGGAGCGCTGTCGCAGCAGGTCCACGATCTGGCGGCGGCCGGAGGTGTAGCCGCCGGAGGCGCCGCCCAGGGCCTTGCCGAGTGTGCCGGTGATCACGTCCACGCGCCCCAGCACGCCGCGCAGTTCCACGGAGCCCCGGCCGTGCCGACCCACGAAGCCCACGGCGTGGGAGTCGTCCACCATGGTGAGCGCGCCGTGCTTGTCGGCCAGGTCGCAGAGGGCGTCCAGGTCGGCCACCACGCCGTCCATGGAAAACACGCCGTCGGTGGCGACGAGAATGTGGCGCGCGCCGTCGGCGCGGGCCTGGACGAGCTGTTTTTCCAGGTCGGCCATGTCGTTGTTGGCGTAGCGGTAGCGTTTGGCCTTGCACAGGCGCACGCCGTCGATGATGGAGGCGTGGTTGAGCGCGTCGGAGACGATGGCGTCCTCGGGTCCCAGGAGCGTTTCGAAGAGGCCGGCGTTGGCGTCGAAGCAGCTGGAATAGAGGATGGTGTCCTCGGTCTGGAGGAAGTCCGAGAGGGCTTTTTCCAGGGCCTTGTGCACGGTCTGCGCGCCGCAGATGAAGCGCACGCTGGCCATGCCGAAGCCGTAGCGGTCGAGCCCGTCCTTGGCGGCCTGGATCATGCGGGGGTCGCCCGCGAGGCCCAGGTAGTTGTTGGCGCAGAAGTTGAGCACTTCGCGGCCGTCCTCCAGGCGCACAAGGGCGGCCTGTGGCCCGGCGAGCACGCGTTCGCCCTTGAAGAGGCCGTCGCGGCGGATCTGTTCGAGGGTCTCGTCCAGCTGGGTGAGAAATTGTTCGCGCATGGGCGCTCCTTGGTCAGTGTCGGATGGCGGGGCTAGGCTTCGTCCTTGGGGCGTCCCTGCCCGATGCCCAGGAGCTTGAGCGCCCCCTTGGCGTAGAGCATGAACTGCCGGGGATTGCGCAGGCTCAGGACCTTGCGCAGGATGGGCATGGGCCGGAAGTAGAAGCGCATGTAGCAGCGCTTGAGGAGCTTGGAAAGCTCGTCGCGGGAGAGGCGTTCCTCCCAGATGGGCTCGACGAAGTTGGGCACGGGGTCCAGGGCCTGGGCGCGCCAGATGTCGGCGGGGAAGAGGCCCTTTCGCACGCCGTCCTCGAAGATCTTCGTGCCGTGGTAGACGATGAGGATGTTGAACTGGGCGAAGTCCGAGTCGATGGAAACGGCGGTCTCTATCAGGTGGAGCACGTCTTCGCGGGTCTTGTGGTGCGGGAAGCCGATGATCCAGTTGGTGCTGGTGACGATGCCCGCCTTGCGGCACATCTTCATGGCCCGGCGCACCTGGGCGATGGTGATTTTCTTGTTGATGTCGCGCAGGCCTTCGTCGGTGGAGGTTTCCACGCCGAAGAGGATCTGGCGGCAGCCGGAGCGCCGCGCCAGGGCGAGCATTTCCTCGTCGATGGCGTCCACGCGGCCCCGGAAGGCCCAGGTGATGTTCCACCCCCGGTCCAGGATGGCCTGGGCGATGGCGCGCACGCGCTTGGCCGTGGCGTTGAAGAGATCGTCGAAGAAGAAGAATTCCCGGATGCCCCGGCCGTGGTAGGCCTCCATCTCCTCCATGATGTTTTCCACGGAGCGCGTGCGGTAGGAGGAATAGGGGCGGCAGCAGAAGGTGCAGTTGAAGGGGCACCCGCGCGAGGAGCAGATGGTGCCCACGGGCTGGCCCGTGCCGATGGCGGAATAGTAGCGCCTGTAGTCCAGGGCGTCGAAGGCCGGGAATGGCAGGGAGTCGATGTCCTTCACGAACCCGGCGGGGCCTGTGAACACGGGCGCGCCGTCCAGGCCCCGGAAGACCAGGGCGGGGATGTCGGCCAGGGGCGTGCGGTCTTCGAGGGCGTCGAGAAAGCGCGGCAGGGTGTGTTCGGCCTCTCCCAGCACGAGGTAGTCCACACAGTCGTGGGTGAGGCTTTCGTTGGGGAAAAGGTCGGCGTGGGGGCCTCCCCAGACCAGGGGGACGCCGGGCAGCGCTTCCCGCAGCCTGCGGGTGAGGGCCAGGGCGTCGTGGAGGTTGGGGGTGTAGACGGTCATGCCGATGACGTCGGGCCTGATCTCCAGGGCCTTCCTGACCACCTCGGCGTGGTTCATGCGCTCCAGGATGGTGTCCAGGAGCACGGCCTCGTGGCGTCCGTGGGCGCGCAACGCCCCGGCCAGGTACATGATCCCGATGGGCGGAAAGATGCCGATGTCGGAGGCTTCGAGCTGCCAGGAGCTGGAGGTCTTGGCGATGCTCAGGTCCGGGACGTTCATGAGGAGGATTTTCAAGACCCGGCTCCTTGCTCGATGTCGGAAATGATTTTCGCGGGCACGCCGCCCGCCACGCTGCGCGGTGGCACGTCGCGGGTGACCACGGCCCCCGCGGCGATCACGGCGTCGCGGCCCACGGTCACGCCGCCCAGGAGCACCGCTCCCGCGCCGATCCAGACGTTGTCGCCCACGGTGACGGGGCGGCCGGTGTAGGCGCGCTCCACGGCCTGCAGGTCCAGGCGGCGGAAGTCGTGGTCGCCGGTGACGATCATGGCCCCGGGGCCGATGAGCACCTGCTCGCCCAGGGTGATGCCCCCCTGCCCCGAGGCCAGCACGGCGTTCACGCCGATCCAGCAGCGCGCGCCGGTGACGATGCCCTCGCCGGGGCGCGAATCGGAGGTGAAGGTGCACAGGTAGGCCGCGCGCATCACGCGGGTGCAGTCGCCCAGCTCGATGGCGGCGGCGGAGGCGTGCAGCCGGGCGAGGCGGTCCACGTAGACGCTGCGGCCCAGCCGGATGGAGTCCATGTGCAGGAGCTCCGCGCCGGACTCGAACACTGGGGTGGAGGCGCAGGCCCCCAGGAGCGGGCGGTAGAGCGCGCCGCGCAGGGCCATGCCGGGCAGCCCGGGGAGCCAGCCGACCAGGGCCTGGGCGGTCTGCTCCAGGGCGTAGCGCAAGGGGCTCGACGCGCGCGAGGCGAGATAGACCGCGAGTCCGGCCTGGCCTGTGCGGCCCATGTAGTCTTCGAGTCGTCCTTGGGGTTCTTGGCGGGGATTGCTCATGGCGTGCTCCGGTAGGCGGAGGGTCCGGCGGACCGCAAGCCGTCCCCTTAGGCCGTTTCGACGGCACAGGCAAGCCCCGGCGGAGGCTTTGGGCATCCTCCGGGCTTGCCTGGGCCCGCCGGAATGGCTATCTCACGGCCAATCAACGACAACCCCGGAGCGAACATGTCCGCCAAATACACCATCCACCCCCTCGTGGTGGGTTCCAAGCGTTTCGACAAAGGCTTCATGACTTACCAGCAGGAGATGGGCACGCCCTACGTGATCCCCCTCTACGCCTGGCTCGTGCTGGGCGGCGAGAAGAAGATCCTGGTGGACACCGGGGAACTCCGGCCCATCGTCAGCCCCGACCGCGAGGAGTTCATCGGGGCCAAGATCGAGACCATCGAGGAAGGCCTGGCCCGCCACGGCCTCACCCCCGAGGACATCGACATCGTGATCCACACCCACCTGCACCGCGACCACTGCGAAAACGACTACAAGTTCACCAACGCCACCTTCTATGTCCACGAGAAGGAAATGGAAGTGGTGCACGACCCCCATCCCCTGGACTACCGCTACCAGGAGGACTTCATCCTCGACGTGGAGGAGAACGGACAGATCAAGACCCTCTCCGAGGACACCGAAGTGGTCCCCGGCATCACCATGATCCACACCCCGGCACACACCGAGGGCTCCATGAGCGTGCTCATCGAGACGGCCAAGGGCAAGGCGCTCATCACGGGCTTCTGCTGCATCATGGACAACTTCTACCCCGCCAAGGAAGTGAAAGGCCTGGGCATGGAGGTGATCCCCCCCTCCACCTGCCTGGACCTCAAGGAAGCCTACGATATCGTGCTCAAGTGCCGCGACATGGCCGACATCATCATCCCCCTGCACGAGCCGAAGTTCGCCCGGGAAGGGGCCATCGGCTAGCAAGGCATCGCCCTCAACGCCCCGCGCGCGCCACGGCCGGACGCGCGCGGGCCGTAGCGCGCCGGACGCACCCCGGCCCTCCTCCGGCCCCGACCGGAGGCCCCATGCCCAGCCGCAGCCCGCTCCCGTCCACCGCCGCCCGGCTCCTTCCGGGCCTGATCCTGGCCCTGCTCCTGGCCGCCTGCACCCCCAAGCAGCCCCCGGCCGTCTACCAGCTGGGCGACTTCGAGGTGTTCGCCCTGGGCGACTACCAGGGCACGCGCCCCCTGAAGGAGCTGGCCAAAAGCGGCGACTTCGGCCTGGGCACCCTGCACGGCCTGGACGGCGAGATGGTGGTGGTGGACGGCGTGTTCTACCGCGCCGACGGCCAGTGCAACCTGACGCGGCCCTCCATGGACGCGCTCTCGCCCTTCGCAAATCTGGTCACCTTCAAGGCCCAGGGCCGGGAGGCCGTGAAGGACATGCCCCACATGGCCGCCCTGACCCAGTGGCTGGACGCCCGCCTGCCCAAGGGCGGCTTCGCGGCAGCCCGCGTGGACGCCGGATTCAAGAGCCTGACCATCCGCAGCGTGCCGGGCTACGCCCAGCCCTGGCCCCACCTCACCGACGCCCTCAAGACCCAGCACGTGAAGACCATCGCGAACGCCCGGGGCACCCTGGTGGCCCTGCGCGGCCCGGCCCGCCCCGGCGGCGGCTGGGTGGCGGGATGGCACGTCCACTTCGTCAGCGAGGACCGCACCCTGGGCGGCCACGTGCTCGGCTTCGAGGGCCTGGAGGGTCAGGCCGCGTGGATGTCGCTGGAGCGCCTGGTGCTGGAACTGCCCACGCAGAAGCCGTGACGGATCGCCCGGCCGCGCCCTTCTCCACCGCGCCCCGTCCCATCGCGTCTGGTCCGGTCATGTCTGGTCCGGTCGTGCCCGGCTCTGGCGTGCCCGGCTCTGGCGTGTTCGGCTTCGCCCCGACGGCGCGCCTCCTGGCCGCCCTGCTGGCGCTTTGCCTGTGCTGCGCCCCCCCGGCCCGGGCCGCAGACGACGCCCCGTACGCCCGGGTGCTCGCGGCCCACGTGCGCGGCGGCCTCGTGGACTACCCCGCCCTCAAGGCCGACCGGGCGGACCTGGACGCCTACCTGGAGGGCATGGCCGCCGTGGACCTGGAAGCCCTGCCCCGCGCGCAGGCCCTGGCCGCCGCCGTCAACCTCTACAACGCCGCCACCCTGGCCCTGGTGCGCGACCACTGGCCCGTGGCCTCCATCCGCGACATCGGGGGGCTCTTCGGCTCGCCCTGGAAGATCCGCTTCGTGCGCACGGCCCGGGGCCTGATGACCCTGGACGAACTGGAGCACGGCTTCCTGCGCCCGCGCTTCGGGGAGTCGCGCGTGCACGCGGCCCTCAACTGCGCCTCGCGAGGCTGCCCGCCCCTGGCCGGGGAGCCCTTCGAGGCCGCGCGCCTGGACGAACAGCTGGACCGCGCGGCCAGGGCCATGCTCTCGGTGCCGGACCGGGCGCGCCTGGAAGGCGCGACGCTCCACGTGAGCGCCATCTTCGACTGGTATTCCGATGATTTCGGCGGCAAGCCGGGCGTGATCGCCTTCGTGGCCCGCCACGCCCCGCCGGAGCTGGCCGGACAGCTGGCGGTCCTGGACCCGCAGGCCGTTACGCTGAAGTTCCTGCCCTACGACTGGTCCGTGAACGGGCCGCCGCCAGGCCGCTGAGCCGGGAGCGGTTCCGGCCCCCCCTCACCACCCTGCCCTCCGGCCTCCATCCGGTCCGCTCTTCGCCCTGCGCTCCGGTCAGCGTTCGGGGTCTCACTTCGTCCCGCGCCCTCGCCCTGCGCTCCGGCTCTCGCACGGGCAGGGTTGCGGGCCTGCCCGGGTCCCGGGCCAAGTTCCGAACCGCGCTCCTGGCCGCGCTCCGGGCCGGGTTCCGTCTATTGCCCGGGGACCTGGCCGGGGGCGGCGGGAGGCAGCCCCGCCGCCCGCGCCGCAGCCCGCGTGCGCCGGGCCAGCCCCTCCGGACAGGCCCCCAGGGCGCGGCCCAGGTCGGCCAGGGTGTCCACGTCCGCCAGTTCCGGCAGGACGAAGGGATCGAGGGGGGCCATCACCTCCAGGGTGCGGGCCAGCAGGCCGGGCTCGCTCCAGGGCATGTCCCGGAAGACCTCGGGCAGGAAGTTCCCCCGGGTGAAGCCCACGGTCCAGTAGCCGCCGTCCGGGGAGGGGCCGAGACACGCGCGGCCCGCGCGCAGGCCCTCCACCAGGAGCCCCGCGGCCCCGGGCGAGAGGCACGGCACGTCGGAACCCACGGCGGCCGCCGCGTCGCAGCCTGCCGCAAAGGCCCAGGCGAAGGCGTTTTCCAGGCGCTCGCCCAGGTGCGCGCCCCGCTGGGCCACGCACTCCCGGCCCTCTCCCAGCCAGCGGCGGACCAAGGGAATCTCCGCGCCCGGCTCCACCAGCAGCGCCACCCGCGCGCCCGCCCCGTCCAGGGCCTCCAGCACGTCCTCCACCATGGCGCGGTAGAGGGCCAGGGCCGCCCTGTCGCCCACGTCGCGGGCCAAGCGGGTCTTCACGCGCCCCTCCAGGGGGGCGCGCAGCATCAGGAGCAGGCGGACGTCAGGCCGCACGGCCCACCCGCCGGGGAGCCCTGCGCGGAGCGCAGCCTGGAGTAGGGCGGCTCTGCCGCCCGTAAGCGGCTCCCACAAACCCCGCTTCAGGGTTTGTCATCAAGCTGAGTGCGGAGCCCTCTTTGCCCGCCGGAGGCTTCTTCTCCGTCATCCCGCCGCTCAGGCCAGCGCCCCCTGACAGCTGGACCCCGCGCCGGCCGTGCAGCCCAGGCAGTGCGCCCCGGTGACCACCGTGCGCCCGGCCAGGGCCTCGCGGTCGAAGGCGTCCAGGTGGTCGGGCGCGCCGTGGTTCACGCGCAGGCCCAGGGCCTGGTTGAAGTCGCAGTCGTAGAGCGCCCCGTCCCAGCCCACGTTCACCTGGCGGCGGCACATGAGCCCGGGCAGCGTGGCGGGGTTGAAGGAATCGCGCAGGAGCTTCCAGTAGTCCTGGGCCTGGCCCATGGCTTCCAGCTCCTCCAGGTAGCGGCCCAGGGGCATGTTGGCGATGGCGATCAGGCGCGAGAAGGCCACGCCGTGGGGGGCCAGCTCCTTGCGGTAGGCGTCCTCCAGGCTCTTCTGGCAGGGCGGCAGGTAGGGCCCCAGGGGGTGGTTGAACACCAGGTCCAGCGCCGGGCCGCCGGGCGCGGCGTAGCCCAGGGCGTTCAGGCGGCGCATGGCCGAGAGCACCTTGCGGTAGACCCCGGCGCCGCGCATGGGGTCCACGTTCTGCTCCAGGTAGCAGGGCAGCGAGGCCACCAGCCCCACCTCCAGCTCCCGGTAAAGGGCCGGGAAGTCCTCGAAACCCGGCTCCTCCAGGATGGCCAGGTTGCTGCGCACCTGCACGGCCAGGCCCGCGCCCCGCAGCCCGCGCAGGAAGTCCGGCAGGCCGGGGTTCATCTCGGGCGAGCCGCCGGTCACGTCCACCAGGGCGGGCCTCACGGCCAGGGCGGCGGCGAGTGCCTTGTTCAGGGTGGCGCGGTCCATGAGCTCCACGCGGGCCGGACCGGCCTCCAGATGGCAGTGGGTGCAGGAGAGGTTGCACCGAAGCCCCACGTTCACCTGGAGCACGTCCAGGCCGTCGGCCCGGATGGCCCCTCCGGCCAGTTCCTCGAATGCGTTCACGGTGTGTCCTCCTCGGTAAGCGGCGGGTAGTCCCGGGCGAGTCGCTCCGGGGACGCCCCCAGCAGATAGCGGGCCATGATGCCCCAGTTGGCGAAGGTGCGCCGCCAGACCCCGTCGGCCTCCCAGCGCCGGGGCGAGGCCGTGCAGCGGCCCCGGGCGAAGCCTGCGCGCATCCCGGCGCGGCGGGCGCGCGCCAAGAGGTCCACGTCCTCCAGGATGGGGATGTCCGCGTAGCCGCCCAGGGCGTGGAAAACAGCGCGCTCCATGAAGATGGCCTGGTCGCCGTAGGGCACGCCCGTGATCCGCGAGCGCAGCGTGGCCGCCAGCGCCACGAGCTTCAGCGACCAGCGCGTCGAACGGATGGCCAGGCCGAAGGCCCCGACCCTGCGTCCTGAGGCCAGCACGCGCTCCATGGCGGCGAAGGCCCCGACGGGCAGGGCGCAGTCGGCGTGCAGGAACACCAGCACGTCGCCGCCGGCCACGGCCGCCCCGGCGTTCATCTGGCGCGCGCGCCCTCGCGGGGCGCACAGGGCCGTTACGCCGGGGCGGTCCAGGGCGGCCAGGGTGTCGGCCCCGGGGCGTCCGTCCACAACCACGATCTCCACGGGCAGTCCGTAGCCCACGGCGCGCACGTGGTCCACCAGGCGGTTGATGCGTGCCGCTTCGCCCAGAACCGGCACGATGACAGAATAGCTCGGGGACATGGCGGCCCAGGCATAGCAGCCGGGCGCGCTCCGCGCAAATCCCGCCGCCCGGGTTCCCTGGAGGTTCCCCCTTGACCTGGGCCGCGAACGGGTCCATCACCCGGACCGAGGAGCCGACCATGCGCATCGCCACCATCGAGCACGTCCCCTTCGAGGGGCCCGCCAACATCGCCGTCTGGGCCTCAAGCCGGGGCCACCACCTGGACCGCCGCCTGCTCCACGCGGGCCACGCCCTGCCCGAGCCCGGGGAGTTCGACCTGCTCGCGGTGATGGGCGGCCCCATGAGCGTGCACGACGAACTCGAGTTCCCCTGGCTGGCCGACGAGAAGCGCTGCGTGAAGCAGGCCGTGGCCCGGGGCCGCAGCGTGCTGGGCGTGTGCCTGGGCGCGCAGCTGCTCGCCGAGGTGCTGGGCGGCCACGTGACGAAGAACGCGCAGCGCGAGATCGGCTGGCATCCTCTTTCGGCCTCGCCCTGGGCCGCGGCTTCGCCGCTCATGCGGGGCATCCCCGCGCGCTTCACGGGCTTCCACTGGCACGGCGAGACCTTCTCCCTGCCCAAGGGGGCCACGCTGCTGGCCGCAAGCGAGGCCTGCGCCCACCAGGCCTTCGGCGTGGGCGGCAAGCTGGCCGGGCTCCAGTTCCACTTCGAGACCACCGCCGAGAGCATGGAGGCCCTGATCGCCCACTGCGGCGACGAGATGGACCCCGGGCCCTTCACGCAGGACGCCGACACCCTGCGCCGCCTGGCCCCCAGCCACCTGCCGGAGCTGGAGGCCATGCTCTTCACCCTGCTGGACAACATGGCCCGGGAGGCCTGATCCCCCGCCGGACCGCGACGCACCCGATCCATGACCTCCGCCAAGGGCCGCGAGCCCCTCTTCACCGCCGATTTCCTCGGCCTGTGCTGCATCATCTTCCTGGCCTACTGCAACCACACGGTGTTCTACAGCCTGGACGTGCACCTGGCGCGCCTGGGCATCGAGCCGGGATGGCGCGGGCTGCTCATCGGCGCGTCGTCCCTCTCCACCATCGCGGCCTACCTGGCGCTCTCGCCCTCCACCACCACGGCCAACGCCTCGCGCCGCGCCTGCGCCGGGGCCGTGCTGCTCATGGCTTGCGGATCGGCCTACCTGGCGGCCGCCGACCCGTGGTCGATCCTGGCCGTGCGCCTGGCCAACGGGCTGGGGGTCTACCTCCTTTCGGCCTCGGCCATGACGCTCCTGGTGGAGCGCATCCCGCCCGGGCGCAGCGCCCAGGCCTTCGGGATGTATTCCATCGCCATGCTCCTGCCCTACTGCGTGGTGCCCGCCGTGTTCGACGCCCTCTTCGCCCGGGCCGGGACACTGGCCCAGGGGTACATGGCCATGTCGCTGTGCCTGGCCCCGGCCCTGGTGGTGGCCCCGATCATCGGCCGCCGCGCCGGGGCGTGCCGCCACGCGCCGCCCGCGCCCGTGGGCTACCGGGCCATGGCCCGGGGCGCGGCGCGCCCGCCCGTGGCGGCGGTGCTGGGGGTGTGCGCGCTCTACATCACGGTGTTCTCGGCGGTGTTCTTCCTGGCCAAGGCCTATTTCCAGACCCTGGGGGTGCCCGAGGTGGGGGCTTTCTTCGTGGTGCAGATGGCCTGCATCATTCTGGTGCGCCTGGCGGCCAGCCACCGCTTCGACCGCATCCGCAAAATGTGGCTGATCGGGTTCTGCTTCGGGCTCTCGGGGGTTTCGTGCGTGCTGGCGGCCACGGCCTCGGGCCTCCCGCAACTGCTGGCGGCCGCCGCCGTGATGGGCCTGGGCATGGGGGCCGGGTCCCCGGCCATGAACGCGCTCATGGTGGCCGTGTCGGAGCCGCGCATGCGCGGGGTGAACTCCAACCTGGCCACCATGGCCATGCAGGCCGGGAGCTTCACGGGGCCGCTGGTGGGCACGGCGGCGGTCCACGCCTTCGGCCCGGCGGGGTTCCTCTGGCTGGGCGCGGCGATCTGCGCGGCCGGTCTGGCCCTGTGCCTGGCGGCCATGCGCCTGGACCTGGACCGGGGCGACCCCGCCAGGGACTGACGGGGGCGGGCTGCCGCATCCCCCCGGCCCTGGCCGCGCGCCCAGGAACGGGCGGGGGAAGCGTGAACGCAGCGGCAGCGAGCCATGTCCGCTGACCTGCGGGGGGGCGGGCATGCCCGCGCGGCGGCCATCGATGCGCCACTTCGACTCTTCGCGCATTGCTTTGACATTTTCGCGCTCAAACGTAGGATGGCGCTACGCTTTCTCGACGCCGCCCGCGCCGGAGCGTCCGGGCCGGTCGCTGGCGAGCGATCGATTCCAACCACGTGGAGCCCATCGCCATGAGCCGCAGCAGGGACAAGGCGCTGTTCATCGCCAGGAAGAACATGGCGGGTCTGGTCTATTATTTCCAGGCCCTTGAAGGCATGCCCTTCACCTTGCCCGAGGTGCAGACCTACCTGCAGGGGATCACGGTCGGGGGCCACAAGGTCTCCGACCAGGACAAGCTGAAGCAGCAGGCCCTCGCCTGGCAGCATCTCATCCGGATCGTCGAGGAGGACGCGTTCGAGTTCACCAAGCACGTGGCCTGCGAACTCAACGCCATTGTGGCCAAGGACGAGGCTGCGGTTCCCGGTCGGTTCCGGCAGGGCGCGGTCTGGATCATGGGCACGGACTACGCCCCCCCGGATCACGCGACGCTGGACGCGCGATTCGAGGGGCTGCGGGCACGAGTCGGTGCGACGCGACATACCTTCACGGCAGGCGTGCTGGTCGCCCTGGACATGGCGCGCAACCAATACTTCTTCGACGGCAACAAGAGAACCGGCCTCTTGATGATGAACGGCCTGTTCCTGAGCAAAGGGTTGATGCCCTTCAGCGTCCCCGCGAAAAGCCTCCTGGAATACAACGAGAAGATGCTGCGCTTCTACGAGACGGGGGAAGAGGACGAGATGCTCCGCTTTTTCGAGACGCAGTACGCCCGAGAATACCCGGGGTTCTCCTTCGAAAGCGGGGCATGAGCAGGAAGGAGTGGGGCGGGATCGTCGTCGCGCTGACGAAGGTGCATCCTGTGCGGACCGGATGATCCGGCACAGGATGCGCAATTTCATCAAACACCTATAACATTACGTAAAATCATAGTTCAAAACACCCGGAGCACTCCTTCGCGCACCGATTCACCCATGTCTCTGGAAAGAATTTTCCTGGAAACGCTCCGCAATTTTAATGCATTAGCAC
This window contains:
- a CDS encoding TIGR04282 family arsenosugar biosynthesis glycosyltransferase — translated: MRPDVRLLLMLRAPLEGRVKTRLARDVGDRAALALYRAMVEDVLEALDGAGARVALLVEPGAEIPLVRRWLGEGRECVAQRGAHLGERLENAFAWAFAAGCDAAAAVGSDVPCLSPGAAGLLVEGLRAGRACLGPSPDGGYWTVGFTRGNFLPEVFRDMPWSEPGLLARTLEVMAPLDPFVLPELADVDTLADLGRALGACPEGLARRTRAAARAAGLPPAAPGQVPGQ
- the arsS gene encoding arsenosugar biosynthesis radical SAM (seleno)protein ArsS (Some members of this family are selenoproteins.); the encoded protein is MNAFEELAGGAIRADGLDVLQVNVGLRCNLSCTHCHLEAGPARVELMDRATLNKALAAALAVRPALVDVTGGSPEMNPGLPDFLRGLRGAGLAVQVRSNLAILEEPGFEDFPALYRELEVGLVASLPCYLEQNVDPMRGAGVYRKVLSAMRRLNALGYAAPGGPALDLVFNHPLGPYLPPCQKSLEDAYRKELAPHGVAFSRLIAIANMPLGRYLEELEAMGQAQDYWKLLRDSFNPATLPGLMCRRQVNVGWDGALYDCDFNQALGLRVNHGAPDHLDAFDREALAGRTVVTGAHCLGCTAGAGSSCQGALA
- a CDS encoding TIGR04283 family arsenosugar biosynthesis glycosyltransferase, which translates into the protein MSPSYSVIVPVLGEAARINRLVDHVRAVGYGLPVEIVVVDGRPGADTLAALDRPGVTALCAPRGRARQMNAGAAVAGGDVLVFLHADCALPVGAFAAMERVLASGRRVGAFGLAIRSTRWSLKLVALAATLRSRITGVPYGDQAIFMERAVFHALGGYADIPILEDVDLLARARRAGMRAGFARGRCTASPRRWEADGVWRRTFANWGIMARYLLGASPERLARDYPPLTEEDTP
- a CDS encoding type 1 glutamine amidotransferase, which encodes MRIATIEHVPFEGPANIAVWASSRGHHLDRRLLHAGHALPEPGEFDLLAVMGGPMSVHDELEFPWLADEKRCVKQAVARGRSVLGVCLGAQLLAEVLGGHVTKNAQREIGWHPLSASPWAAASPLMRGIPARFTGFHWHGETFSLPKGATLLAASEACAHQAFGVGGKLAGLQFHFETTAESMEALIAHCGDEMDPGPFTQDADTLRRLAPSHLPELEAMLFTLLDNMAREA
- a CDS encoding MFS transporter, giving the protein MTSAKGREPLFTADFLGLCCIIFLAYCNHTVFYSLDVHLARLGIEPGWRGLLIGASSLSTIAAYLALSPSTTTANASRRACAGAVLLMACGSAYLAAADPWSILAVRLANGLGVYLLSASAMTLLVERIPPGRSAQAFGMYSIAMLLPYCVVPAVFDALFARAGTLAQGYMAMSLCLAPALVVAPIIGRRAGACRHAPPAPVGYRAMARGAARPPVAAVLGVCALYITVFSAVFFLAKAYFQTLGVPEVGAFFVVQMACIILVRLAASHRFDRIRKMWLIGFCFGLSGVSCVLAATASGLPQLLAAAAVMGLGMGAGSPAMNALMVAVSEPRMRGVNSNLATMAMQAGSFTGPLVGTAAVHAFGPAGFLWLGAAICAAGLALCLAAMRLDLDRGDPARD
- a CDS encoding Fic family protein codes for the protein MSRSRDKALFIARKNMAGLVYYFQALEGMPFTLPEVQTYLQGITVGGHKVSDQDKLKQQALAWQHLIRIVEEDAFEFTKHVACELNAIVAKDEAAVPGRFRQGAVWIMGTDYAPPDHATLDARFEGLRARVGATRHTFTAGVLVALDMARNQYFFDGNKRTGLLMMNGLFLSKGLMPFSVPAKSLLEYNEKMLRFYETGEEDEMLRFFETQYAREYPGFSFESGA